A window of Chitinophaga sp. MM2321 contains these coding sequences:
- a CDS encoding PVC-type heme-binding CxxCH protein codes for MKNRHLIQTLFTTATVALFCGCSGARYKGPLTPEAAIKTFDVADGFRVEVFAAEPYVKDPVEMVFDEQGNCFVIEMGDYPYKPEKGKGHGRIRQLKDLNNDGRIDTSIVFAEGLPSGTSILPWQQGLLVTAAPDILFMKDTDGDGRADSTEILFTGFFDDNSEAQITSLRYGVDNWIYANNNGQKGTVKFNRKREAPAISVGGGDFRFRLDKGLFEVESGSGQFGLAMDDYGHRFFTQNTLHIQTAPIPWRYLHRHNFLPAYKGAENIYKDTPVVYQLTASPYWRAERSARRQKAYDEQGLGRKEYAAGHFTGASGGTDYHGAGFPQEYDGSIFTAEVSCNLVHRDRIDMLGNGPFFAARSADSASKREFIASDDTWFRPVNLTNAPDGWLYLVDMYRQHIETPVSIPDDLKEDMDFMLGNQYGRIYRIIPTNAKTPGALHPDLHNKKTNELVALLANSSRWWRSNAQRLLVERKDPAAIPLLKELFNTATDPRARLHALYTLEGLDALNSEIVSQAMKDSAAGIREHGAILSERYPACLPLLLQLSADSVPLVAFQATLCLGQFPTAKVLPAMAAVLEKYAADKWFQSAILSADAGISMDFLQYLLTRGGLKKGTASDKSGYLTTFAHAIAARNTTGEVSGLLALAAQLDESYQVAILHGTTTGLKATKNKSAADATFARSLAALQQSTAPAVKEAAANLSASLEKK; via the coding sequence ATGAAGAACAGACATCTCATACAAACACTCTTTACAACCGCAACAGTGGCGCTTTTTTGCGGATGCAGCGGCGCCAGGTATAAAGGCCCGCTTACGCCGGAAGCAGCTATCAAAACATTTGATGTGGCAGATGGCTTCCGGGTAGAAGTGTTTGCAGCAGAACCATATGTGAAAGACCCCGTGGAAATGGTGTTTGACGAGCAAGGCAACTGTTTCGTTATTGAAATGGGCGACTATCCCTACAAGCCTGAAAAAGGGAAGGGACACGGAAGGATCCGACAGTTAAAAGATCTCAACAACGATGGCCGCATTGATACGTCCATTGTTTTTGCAGAAGGCCTGCCCAGCGGTACCAGCATACTCCCCTGGCAGCAGGGTCTCCTGGTAACAGCCGCTCCTGATATCCTTTTCATGAAAGATACCGATGGCGATGGCCGGGCAGACAGTACAGAAATATTATTCACCGGCTTTTTTGATGATAATTCAGAAGCGCAGATCACCAGTCTCCGCTACGGAGTGGATAACTGGATATATGCTAACAACAACGGGCAGAAAGGAACGGTAAAGTTTAACAGGAAACGGGAGGCGCCTGCCATATCCGTTGGCGGGGGCGATTTCCGTTTCAGGCTGGACAAGGGATTGTTTGAAGTAGAATCGGGCAGTGGACAGTTTGGTCTTGCCATGGATGATTATGGTCATCGTTTCTTTACACAAAACACCCTGCACATTCAAACGGCTCCCATTCCCTGGCGTTACCTGCACCGGCACAACTTTCTGCCTGCTTACAAGGGCGCTGAGAATATTTACAAAGACACGCCGGTAGTTTACCAGCTCACGGCTTCTCCCTACTGGCGTGCAGAACGCTCTGCCCGCCGGCAGAAAGCATACGATGAACAAGGTCTTGGCAGAAAAGAATATGCTGCCGGTCATTTTACCGGTGCTTCCGGCGGAACGGATTACCATGGCGCAGGCTTTCCACAGGAATATGATGGGTCTATATTTACCGCAGAAGTATCGTGTAATCTCGTACACCGCGACCGCATTGACATGCTTGGAAACGGGCCCTTTTTCGCTGCCAGAAGTGCTGATTCAGCATCAAAAAGAGAGTTTATAGCTTCAGATGATACCTGGTTCCGCCCTGTAAACCTCACCAACGCACCGGATGGATGGCTCTACCTTGTGGACATGTACCGGCAACATATTGAAACACCCGTGTCCATTCCCGACGATCTCAAAGAAGACATGGATTTTATGCTGGGCAACCAGTACGGGCGTATTTACCGGATCATTCCCACCAATGCAAAAACACCGGGTGCATTGCATCCTGATCTCCACAACAAAAAAACGAACGAGCTGGTGGCGCTGCTGGCAAACAGCAGCCGCTGGTGGCGTTCCAATGCACAACGCCTGTTAGTTGAACGAAAAGACCCTGCCGCCATTCCATTGCTGAAAGAGTTATTCAATACCGCCACTGATCCCCGCGCACGGCTGCATGCCCTGTACACGCTGGAAGGATTGGATGCACTGAACAGTGAAATAGTGAGCCAGGCGATGAAAGACAGCGCCGCCGGCATCAGGGAACACGGGGCTATTTTATCAGAACGTTATCCTGCCTGTTTGCCTTTGCTCCTACAACTTTCTGCTGACAGCGTGCCACTCGTGGCTTTCCAGGCCACGCTCTGCCTGGGCCAGTTCCCTACCGCCAAAGTATTGCCTGCTATGGCCGCTGTGCTGGAAAAATATGCGGCAGACAAATGGTTTCAATCTGCCATACTCAGTGCTGATGCAGGTATTTCCATGGACTTTTTGCAATACCTCCTCACCAGGGGTGGTTTAAAGAAAGGAACAGCATCAGACAAAAGTGGTTATCTCACCACGTTTGCACATGCCATCGCAGCGAGAAATACAACCGGGGAAGTAAGCGGCTTGCTGGCGCTGGCAGCCCAGCTGGATGAATCGTACCAGGTGGCTATCCTCCATGGCACCACCACGGGGTTAAAAGCCACAAAAAATAAAAGTGCAGCCGACGCCACATTCGCACGTTCGCTGGCCGCCTTACAGCAAAGCACTGCGCCGGCAGTAAAGGAGGCTGCCGCCAACCTGTCTGCATCGCTGGAAAAAAAGTAA
- a CDS encoding amidohydrolase family protein encodes MSKMPLSRREFIAGAGILLAGTALKLQGAAMPAPDAEQIIDIHQHIGYMGRADADLMFHQQALGVTKTIMLPAGTPVNRPSTHDGKANGLQAKAGGNEACYQLAKQYPGKLWFGANEVPDLPNATAEIEKYLKLGAVVIGELKFGVDCDSKEMQKIYELAQAYNVPVLMHWQIHMYNYGLDRFHNMLAKYPKVNFVGHAQTWWANIDKNYTEQQGLYPKTKITPGGITDRLLSDYPNVYADLSAGSGLNAFTRDEEHAKMFLKKHQDKLMYGSDCIDVTGQVKDCSGAGTLAEVRKLAPDKKAVKKILYKNAQRLFRL; translated from the coding sequence ATGAGTAAAATGCCGTTATCACGCAGGGAATTTATTGCAGGAGCAGGCATACTGCTGGCCGGCACGGCTTTAAAACTGCAAGGCGCAGCGATGCCGGCACCTGATGCAGAACAGATCATAGACATTCATCAGCATATCGGTTACATGGGACGTGCTGATGCCGATCTCATGTTCCATCAACAGGCGCTGGGTGTAACAAAAACCATCATGTTGCCTGCGGGCACGCCGGTGAACAGGCCATCTACACATGATGGAAAGGCCAATGGCCTGCAAGCCAAAGCCGGTGGAAATGAAGCCTGCTACCAGCTTGCAAAGCAATACCCCGGAAAATTATGGTTCGGCGCCAATGAAGTCCCCGACCTACCAAATGCCACAGCGGAAATTGAAAAGTACCTCAAACTGGGCGCAGTAGTGATCGGCGAACTGAAATTCGGGGTGGACTGCGATTCAAAGGAAATGCAAAAGATATATGAACTGGCACAAGCCTACAATGTACCTGTACTCATGCATTGGCAAATTCATATGTACAACTACGGGTTGGACCGCTTTCATAATATGCTGGCAAAATATCCGAAAGTAAACTTCGTTGGTCATGCACAAACCTGGTGGGCCAATATAGACAAAAACTATACAGAGCAGCAAGGGTTATATCCCAAAACCAAAATAACACCCGGCGGCATTACTGACCGCCTCCTGAGCGATTACCCTAACGTGTACGCAGATCTGTCTGCCGGCTCAGGACTGAATGCCTTCACCCGTGATGAAGAACATGCAAAGATGTTCCTGAAAAAACACCAGGACAAACTCATGTATGGCAGTGATTGCATTGATGTTACGGGTCAGGTAAAAGATTGCTCGGGAGCCGGTACCCTGGCGGAAGTGAGAAAACTGGCGCCAGATAAAAAAGCCGTAAAAAAGATCCTGTATAAAAATGCGCAGCGATTATTCCGCTTATAG
- the clpP gene encoding ATP-dependent Clp endopeptidase proteolytic subunit ClpP → MNINNDEFRKYAIKHRGISSLVVDSYAKSHQINSLTPYILEERQMNMTQMDVFSRLMADRIIFLGDPVNDYVANVITAQLLFLESSDRTRDIQMYINSPGGSVYAGLGIYDTMQIISPEVATICTGMAASFGAVLLVAGTKGKRTALKHARVMIHQPHGGAEGQTSDIEITAREFVKLKKELNEIIATHCGQTIKKVEKDSDRDYWMTAEEAKEYGIIDDVLQKNPKKQLDTPQ, encoded by the coding sequence ATGAACATTAATAACGATGAATTCAGAAAATATGCCATCAAGCATCGTGGAATCAGCAGCCTGGTAGTAGATAGCTATGCTAAAAGCCATCAGATCAACAGCCTGACTCCTTATATCCTTGAAGAGCGCCAGATGAATATGACACAGATGGACGTTTTCTCCAGGTTGATGGCTGATCGTATTATTTTCCTGGGAGATCCCGTAAACGACTACGTGGCAAACGTAATTACCGCGCAACTGTTGTTCCTCGAGTCTTCCGACCGTACCCGTGATATACAGATGTACATCAATAGCCCCGGAGGCAGCGTTTACGCAGGCCTGGGTATTTATGATACAATGCAGATCATTTCTCCTGAAGTAGCTACTATCTGTACCGGTATGGCCGCCTCCTTCGGCGCTGTACTGCTCGTAGCAGGTACCAAAGGAAAACGTACTGCCCTGAAACACGCACGCGTAATGATTCACCAGCCTCACGGCGGTGCAGAAGGTCAGACTTCTGATATTGAAATCACAGCACGTGAATTCGTAAAACTGAAAAAAGAACTGAACGAGATCATCGCTACCCATTGTGGACAAACCATCAAGAAAGTAGAGAAAGACTCTGACCGTGACTACTGGATGACCGCTGAGGAAGCTAAAGAATACGGCATCATCGATGACGTATTACAGAAAAATCCTAAGAAACAGCTGGATACGCCTCAGTAA
- the clpX gene encoding ATP-dependent Clp protease ATP-binding subunit ClpX encodes MKESKIRCSFCNRSKDEVQILIAGAEGHICENCVANAQEIIDQELFAPGKKNAAPAPAPNVMPKVAKPMDMKKFLDEYVIGQDDAKKILAVAVYNHYKRLNQQVGDDEVEIEKSNIIMVGETGTGKTLLAKTIAKQLNVPFTIVDATVFTEAGYVGEDVESILSRLLQVCNYDVEAAEKGIVYIDEIDKIARKNDNPSITRDVSGEGVQQGLLKLLEGAEVLVPPQGGRKHPEQKLIKLNTHNILFICGGAFDGVDRIIGRRVQTHSIGFTVNKEKEEESRKQILRYVNSQDLKSFGLIPELLGRLPVVTYLNSLDRDTLKAILTEPKNALVKQYKKLFAIENIDLQIEQDAIEYIVDKAMEYKLGARGLRSICEVVLSDAMYELPSANETTFVLSKEYAQAKLEQSTLIKLKVA; translated from the coding sequence ATGAAAGAATCAAAAATTCGCTGTTCCTTTTGTAACCGCTCCAAAGATGAAGTACAGATATTGATAGCGGGCGCCGAAGGACATATCTGTGAAAACTGTGTGGCTAATGCGCAGGAAATCATTGACCAGGAGTTATTCGCTCCCGGCAAAAAGAATGCTGCTCCTGCACCGGCTCCTAATGTGATGCCCAAAGTGGCCAAGCCAATGGACATGAAAAAGTTCCTGGACGAATATGTTATCGGTCAGGACGATGCAAAGAAAATATTGGCAGTAGCGGTATATAATCACTACAAAAGACTCAATCAGCAGGTTGGCGATGATGAAGTGGAAATCGAAAAATCCAATATCATCATGGTCGGCGAAACCGGTACCGGTAAAACCCTGCTGGCAAAAACCATTGCCAAACAATTAAACGTTCCTTTCACTATCGTGGATGCTACCGTATTTACAGAAGCCGGCTACGTGGGTGAAGATGTGGAAAGTATCCTCAGCCGCCTCCTGCAGGTATGCAACTATGATGTGGAAGCCGCTGAAAAAGGGATCGTTTATATCGATGAAATTGATAAAATAGCCCGTAAAAATGATAACCCTTCCATCACCCGTGATGTGAGTGGTGAAGGTGTGCAACAGGGATTGCTGAAATTGCTGGAAGGCGCTGAAGTACTGGTACCACCGCAAGGTGGCCGTAAACACCCTGAACAGAAATTAATCAAGCTGAATACACATAATATCCTGTTTATCTGTGGCGGCGCCTTTGATGGCGTTGACAGGATCATCGGCAGAAGGGTACAAACCCATTCTATCGGCTTTACGGTAAACAAGGAAAAAGAAGAAGAAAGCAGGAAACAGATCCTCCGGTATGTGAATTCCCAGGACCTGAAATCATTTGGCCTCATCCCGGAATTACTGGGCCGTTTGCCGGTGGTTACTTACCTCAACTCTCTCGACAGGGATACGCTGAAAGCGATCCTGACAGAACCTAAAAATGCCCTGGTTAAACAATATAAAAAATTGTTTGCCATAGAAAATATTGATCTTCAGATTGAACAGGATGCCATCGAATATATTGTAGACAAAGCCATGGAATACAAGCTGGGGGCACGCGGTCTGCGTTCCATCTGTGAAGTGGTCCTGAGCGATGCAATGTATGAATTGCCTTCTGCCAATGAAACTACTTTCGTACTTTCTAAAGAGTATGCTCAGGCCAAACTGGAACAGAGTACGCTTATTAAATTGAAAGTAGCGTAG
- the tig gene encoding trigger factor, with protein MATVTRENIGLLNDKITVKVSQEDYLPNFDKAVKQFSKNANIPGFRKGMVPAGMVKKMHGPAIFGDEVLKTVEKELMGYVQAEKLELFGQPISLEKTAKDLDFSKPADYAFEFEIGLKPTFNVTPLENNKTTLTKYKVIVTEEMVDDEIQRLQLKGGKTTEPETVTSEDNVINVTFEETDKKGNVIEGGINKENALLVKYFTPAIQAELQGKKIGDSIVLQLATSFDEQRLSWILKDLGFEADDKAAAKKYFKLAITKVTLIDKRELNEEFFKEVYPAESITTEEAFRGKLKEEIAKYWDSESRNHLHNDLFEVLVHETPIELPKDFLKRWLQVGGEKPKTAEEAEKEFPSFDHQLRWTLISDKLVRDNKLEVSFEDLRESAKQKVLGYYGGAAADGAEWLDSYLDRLLQDEKFVDQTYREMITAKLFEWAEGKVNVKEEEIKAEDFVNLPHKHHHHEH; from the coding sequence ATGGCAACCGTTACCAGAGAAAACATTGGTTTATTGAACGATAAGATCACTGTGAAAGTGAGCCAGGAAGATTATCTTCCTAATTTTGACAAAGCAGTAAAGCAATTCAGCAAGAATGCGAACATACCCGGCTTCCGTAAAGGAATGGTACCTGCAGGTATGGTAAAGAAGATGCACGGTCCTGCTATTTTTGGCGATGAAGTGCTGAAAACTGTAGAAAAAGAACTGATGGGTTATGTACAGGCAGAAAAACTGGAACTCTTCGGTCAACCGATTTCCCTGGAAAAAACTGCTAAAGACCTCGATTTCAGCAAACCTGCTGACTATGCATTCGAATTTGAAATAGGCCTGAAACCTACTTTCAACGTTACCCCGCTGGAAAATAATAAAACCACCCTCACCAAATATAAAGTAATCGTTACCGAAGAAATGGTGGACGATGAAATTCAGCGTTTACAGCTGAAAGGTGGCAAAACCACAGAACCTGAAACCGTTACTTCAGAAGACAACGTTATCAACGTTACTTTCGAAGAAACAGATAAAAAGGGTAATGTAATAGAAGGTGGTATCAACAAAGAAAACGCCCTGCTCGTTAAATACTTCACACCTGCTATCCAGGCTGAACTGCAAGGCAAAAAAATTGGTGACAGCATCGTATTGCAACTCGCTACTTCTTTTGATGAACAGCGCCTGAGCTGGATCCTGAAAGATCTCGGCTTTGAAGCGGATGATAAAGCAGCGGCAAAAAAATATTTCAAACTGGCCATCACTAAAGTGACCCTGATTGATAAAAGAGAATTGAATGAAGAATTCTTCAAAGAAGTTTATCCTGCCGAAAGCATCACTACAGAAGAAGCTTTCCGTGGTAAACTGAAAGAAGAAATCGCCAAATACTGGGACTCCGAAAGCCGCAACCACCTGCACAACGACCTGTTTGAAGTGCTGGTACATGAAACGCCGATTGAGTTACCAAAGGATTTCCTGAAACGTTGGCTACAGGTAGGTGGTGAAAAACCAAAAACTGCCGAAGAAGCCGAAAAAGAATTCCCGAGTTTCGACCATCAACTACGCTGGACGCTGATCAGCGATAAACTGGTTCGTGATAATAAATTGGAAGTTTCTTTCGAAGATCTGAGAGAAAGTGCCAAACAAAAAGTATTGGGTTATTATGGTGGCGCCGCTGCTGATGGAGCAGAATGGCTGGATAGCTACCTGGATCGCCTGTTACAGGATGAAAAATTTGTAGACCAGACTTATCGTGAAATGATCACTGCCAAGCTGTTTGAATGGGCTGAAGGCAAGGTGAACGTGAAAGAAGAGGAAATCAAAGCAGAAGATTTTGTTAATTTACCTCATAAACATCACCATCATGAACATTAA
- a CDS encoding cytochrome c, which yields MFSKILKWAGIVVLGLIVVLVIAFGVFSFLFNQHANKQYAIDVREIEIPTDSATIAAGAHLFTIKGCAHCHGTDLGGKVFVDDPPIGRFAGSNLTYGKGGLPASFDNKAWLTAMRHGVSPAGKTLMLMPSPDFVKLSDQDIGAIIAYCKAQPKVDRPTIPFKVGPMGKVLSVLGKVPLFPAEEIDHTYKQPADVVKSATAEYGEYLSVSCIGCHKPSLKGGDNPIPGGVPVANITSTGHVGKWSEDGFITALRTGKTPEGKQLKNEDMPWGMTAQYTDVELKALYLYLKNL from the coding sequence ATGTTCTCAAAAATTTTAAAGTGGGCCGGCATTGTTGTGCTGGGCCTTATTGTTGTATTAGTCATCGCTTTTGGTGTCTTCTCTTTCCTGTTTAATCAACATGCAAATAAGCAATACGCGATTGATGTAAGGGAGATAGAAATCCCTACGGATTCGGCTACTATTGCTGCGGGTGCGCATCTCTTCACCATTAAAGGGTGTGCGCATTGTCATGGTACGGATCTGGGCGGAAAGGTATTTGTGGATGACCCACCGATCGGGCGTTTTGCAGGTAGCAATCTTACCTATGGTAAAGGTGGCTTACCGGCGAGCTTTGATAATAAAGCCTGGTTAACCGCTATGCGGCATGGAGTGAGCCCGGCAGGTAAAACATTAATGCTGATGCCATCACCGGATTTTGTTAAGTTATCTGACCAGGATATCGGTGCTATCATTGCTTATTGTAAGGCACAACCTAAAGTAGACAGGCCTACCATCCCTTTCAAAGTAGGGCCTATGGGAAAAGTGCTGTCGGTATTAGGAAAGGTGCCGTTATTTCCCGCAGAGGAGATAGACCATACTTATAAACAACCAGCCGATGTTGTAAAAAGTGCCACAGCCGAATACGGTGAATATTTATCCGTATCCTGTATAGGTTGTCATAAGCCTTCCCTGAAAGGAGGCGATAACCCGATACCAGGCGGCGTTCCTGTGGCAAACATTACGTCAACAGGACATGTAGGCAAATGGTCGGAGGATGGTTTCATTACCGCGTTGCGTACCGGCAAAACACCGGAAGGCAAGCAACTGAAAAACGAAGATATGCCCTGGGGTATGACAGCCCAATACACAGATGTAGAATTGAAAGCGTTATATCTCTATCTGAAGAATTTATAA